The following are from one region of the Paenibacillus sp. JZ16 genome:
- a CDS encoding response regulator transcription factor, with protein sequence MWTITIVDDDRQVLGGMSRLIPWEQLGVRLVGEAMDGEEGLRLIEASQPDIVITDIYMPVMNGLDMIEQLRKQQYAGKIIILSGYSDFDYARKALRLQVDDYLPKPASPTTIREVLQRVTRELTERRALENRERELQSQLMEYEPYLEREWVKSILIGGTSSPLTDPSRMLERLGWKNAQFMMLALEIKRQGRMEGISVRDWHLFRFAVGNTVEELAGQDGLRSYFLELHSHHMALLLYKPLSWPTEAFRSEVLALAGRIISSVHRFLKVKLHIGAGLRKDNWVAISDSTEEAFQALAERYEPDVAHPCVYVYSEGGFRHTAPRNVRPVRFFQEMTDAVRTFDEPRALLALDDFFRKDDGAAQLQPDELTAIGTQLFAILSFTLYESGIRLDDELPVTDLTKELGQIEDAQQWKAWVAEKVKRICSRYTPNENLKHKETVDYIIQYIHEHYAENIHLQDVADQVYISKNYLSTLFRQFTGETFGDYLTRVRMERAKSMVLEKKLLIAEIAERVGYRNVPYFTTLFKKHTGRSPTEFHKA encoded by the coding sequence ATGTGGACCATCACTATCGTGGATGACGACCGCCAAGTGCTCGGCGGCATGTCCCGGCTGATTCCCTGGGAGCAGCTCGGAGTTCGGCTCGTAGGGGAGGCCATGGATGGTGAAGAAGGACTGCGGCTGATTGAAGCAAGCCAACCCGACATCGTCATCACGGATATTTATATGCCGGTGATGAACGGTCTCGACATGATCGAACAGCTCCGTAAGCAGCAGTACGCCGGCAAAATCATCATTTTGAGCGGGTACTCGGATTTTGATTACGCTCGTAAGGCGCTGCGGCTTCAGGTCGACGATTATTTGCCCAAGCCGGCCTCACCGACCACGATCCGCGAGGTGCTGCAGCGCGTCACCCGCGAGCTAACGGAGCGCCGTGCGCTGGAAAATAGAGAGCGGGAGCTTCAAAGCCAACTCATGGAGTATGAGCCGTATCTGGAGAGGGAATGGGTCAAATCCATCCTCATCGGAGGGACCTCCTCCCCGCTGACGGATCCCTCCCGTATGCTGGAGCGGCTCGGTTGGAAGAATGCCCAATTCATGATGCTGGCCTTAGAAATCAAGCGCCAGGGACGCATGGAAGGCATCTCCGTCCGGGACTGGCACCTATTCCGCTTCGCCGTAGGCAATACGGTGGAAGAGCTGGCCGGTCAGGACGGGCTGCGCAGCTATTTCCTGGAGCTGCACAGTCACCATATGGCACTGCTGCTGTATAAGCCCCTCTCCTGGCCGACAGAGGCGTTCCGCTCGGAAGTTCTGGCGCTGGCTGGGCGAATCATTTCGTCCGTGCATCGATTCCTCAAGGTCAAGCTGCATATCGGTGCCGGTCTTCGTAAGGACAACTGGGTTGCCATCTCCGACTCCACCGAAGAAGCGTTTCAAGCACTCGCCGAGCGGTACGAACCGGATGTCGCCCATCCTTGTGTCTACGTATATAGCGAAGGAGGCTTTCGGCATACAGCCCCCCGGAACGTGCGCCCTGTGCGTTTTTTTCAGGAAATGACCGACGCCGTGCGGACCTTTGACGAGCCCAGGGCGCTGCTGGCGCTGGACGACTTCTTCCGCAAGGACGACGGCGCGGCTCAGCTCCAGCCCGATGAGCTTACTGCCATCGGTACGCAGCTGTTCGCCATCCTCTCCTTTACCCTGTACGAGTCCGGCATCCGGCTCGACGATGAGCTGCCTGTGACGGACTTGACCAAGGAGCTCGGACAAATAGAAGATGCCCAGCAGTGGAAAGCATGGGTAGCGGAAAAAGTGAAACGAATCTGTTCGCGTTACACACCAAATGAAAACCTCAAGCATAAGGAAACGGTCGATTATATCATCCAATACATTCATGAGCATTACGCCGAGAACATCCATCTTCAGGATGTGGCCGACCAGGTGTATATCTCCAAAAACTATCTCAGCACCTTATTCCGCCAGTTTACAGGTGAAACCTTTGGCGATTATCTGACTAGGGTGCGAATGGAAAGAGCCAAGAGCATGGTTCTCGAGAAAAAACTGCTGATCGCCGAAATCGCCGAGCGGGTCGGTTACCGGAATGTTCCGTACTTCACCACCCTGTTCAAAAAGCATACCGGGCGCAGTCCAACCGAGTTCCACAAAGCCTAA
- a CDS encoding ABC transporter substrate-binding protein codes for MRNSWHRLAAGAAAVLSLSLVLSACSGIKKEEAGSAESGDGKSITLRIMWWGSQARHDATLKALDLYSEKNPGITFEPEYQSFDGYQDKLSTQSAGKNTPDIFQMDAAWFNDWASSGRLEDLSSIPADHIDKALLETGTYQGKLYAMPLGNNAWGMVYNKTMMDSLGVQPPKTWDEFFAMARDLKPKLAKDQYLTRDLTADSAFYMSYQLSMGKGFSMSKDGKFHYDEATWKDWMNKWAELRKDNLVTPPDVTVSDKAQDAQMDLLIQEKILLRGAHAAEFGGTDALKPGVMALTTQPRGTQAGGWLKASMYWSVSPNSQYKEEAKKFIDWFVNSEEAGEILGTSRGIPVNKTVADALQPKFTDVDKSSLGLINEVSKDGVAFDPGPGNKGGWANFTKEYDNITQSIMFGKISIDEGWDQIVKLSKSLE; via the coding sequence ATGAGAAATTCATGGCACCGTCTCGCCGCCGGCGCTGCGGCCGTGCTGTCACTGTCCCTGGTTCTCTCCGCTTGCAGCGGGATCAAGAAGGAAGAAGCCGGATCCGCGGAGTCGGGAGACGGCAAATCCATCACGCTCCGAATCATGTGGTGGGGCTCGCAGGCACGGCATGACGCAACTTTGAAAGCGCTTGATTTGTACTCTGAAAAGAACCCGGGCATCACGTTCGAACCGGAGTATCAGTCTTTCGACGGGTATCAAGACAAGCTGTCGACCCAGTCTGCCGGAAAAAACACGCCGGATATTTTCCAAATGGATGCCGCCTGGTTCAACGATTGGGCGTCCAGCGGACGGCTGGAGGATCTCTCCTCCATTCCGGCGGACCATATCGATAAGGCGCTGCTCGAGACAGGCACCTACCAAGGCAAACTGTACGCGATGCCGCTCGGCAACAACGCCTGGGGCATGGTGTACAACAAGACGATGATGGACAGCCTCGGCGTTCAGCCGCCGAAGACATGGGACGAATTTTTCGCCATGGCGCGTGACCTGAAGCCGAAGCTGGCCAAGGACCAGTACCTCACGCGGGATCTCACCGCGGACAGCGCGTTCTACATGTCGTATCAGCTGAGCATGGGCAAAGGATTCTCCATGAGCAAGGACGGAAAATTCCATTATGACGAGGCTACCTGGAAGGATTGGATGAACAAGTGGGCGGAGCTGCGCAAGGACAACCTCGTGACACCTCCTGACGTAACCGTATCGGATAAAGCACAGGACGCACAAATGGACCTGCTTATCCAGGAAAAGATTCTGCTGCGGGGTGCGCATGCTGCGGAATTCGGCGGAACGGATGCGTTAAAGCCCGGCGTGATGGCGTTAACGACCCAGCCAAGGGGAACGCAGGCGGGCGGCTGGCTGAAAGCGTCCATGTACTGGAGCGTCAGCCCCAACAGCCAATATAAAGAGGAAGCAAAGAAGTTCATCGACTGGTTTGTCAACAGCGAGGAAGCCGGAGAAATTTTGGGCACTTCGCGGGGGATTCCTGTCAACAAAACCGTAGCCGATGCCCTCCAGCCCAAATTTACGGACGTCGATAAAAGCTCCCTGGGACTAATCAACGAGGTGTCCAAGGACGGCGTCGCGTTTGACCCCGGCCCCGGGAATAAGGGCGGCTGGGCCAACTTCACGAAGGAATACGACAACATCACGCAGTCGATCATGTTCGGTAAAATCAGCATCGACGAGGGCTGGGACCAGATTGTCAAATTGAGCAAAAGCCTGGAATAA
- a CDS encoding helix-turn-helix domain-containing protein, translating into MISIPGLLPGKRKSSRGRVLKTMIVSYMFILLLPMTVGLFLYGRVENVMENNAERSNSAMLEQLRLSVDSKLKEVDILAKQIMFNSKLTYLLNLDRHDQGGAYRQVEFVRDYLNRYQSFVSGFVRDYYVHLQAGDVILKPGLRTDARTFYEKYYRFEHMDFETWKRTMLDSYHNKAFLPSDVLLQNPNQGNGNPADVITYAQSLPLHDVSNIRGTLVIMIDGQQLQEMFRQIESANDSEIYILDKDRGVIASSSDSGLSAQVTERLAGPSGLFKTALNGTDSMVTFTESKEAGWQYVSVMPMGSVMERVAQLKRMALTVFVVSLIAGAAIACWFAYRQYSPVKRVVDAILQGKPIQDKPAANEYDFILQTIEGSLVEQRHLRERLFRQTPVIRADFLSRLIRGYIDPDHAGDQGGPTLATMGIRFESDKFAVIIVQAVDITRLSPEPSEQGWTQIRFIISNIGTEIANSDHQGFAVDMERDRVAILVNFHPVEEAEAELFLHEIAERLLRVLEDRFHISVTIAVSSVHTGNGTIGSAYLEAMAALDYRMFSGRNSIIHFGHVRDIKHHYYYPIEFETQLVNHVRGGDTENVAKLLDNIYTMNFKSAGMTPELGRCLFFNIISTFLKILNLTNTDHESLLGPSFDPVKHIFGCSTSDEMQAETKRLYDKLTCLFHTEHSDHSIQLQQDMMAFIDRNLTDYNLGLGMIADHFGMTPQYISSFFKKMNRCNITDYITRARIEKAKTLMEQSELTNAQLAQLVGYTNDVVFIRAFKKLEGVTPGKYRVSASGQ; encoded by the coding sequence ATGATCTCGATACCCGGCCTTCTTCCCGGCAAGCGAAAGAGCAGCCGGGGACGCGTCTTGAAAACCATGATCGTTTCGTATATGTTCATCCTTTTGTTGCCTATGACCGTGGGGCTTTTTCTATATGGACGGGTGGAAAACGTGATGGAAAACAATGCGGAACGATCAAATTCGGCGATGTTGGAGCAGCTGCGGCTTTCCGTGGACAGCAAGCTTAAAGAAGTGGATATTTTGGCTAAGCAAATCATGTTTAACTCTAAACTAACTTATTTGCTGAATCTTGATCGGCATGATCAAGGAGGGGCGTACCGCCAGGTAGAATTCGTTCGCGATTACTTAAATCGCTATCAATCTTTTGTAAGCGGATTCGTGAGAGACTACTATGTTCATCTGCAGGCCGGAGACGTCATCCTGAAGCCTGGATTGCGGACGGATGCCAGAACCTTTTACGAGAAGTATTACCGGTTTGAGCATATGGACTTTGAAACATGGAAGCGGACGATGCTTGACAGCTACCACAACAAGGCATTCCTGCCCTCCGATGTGCTGCTGCAGAACCCGAACCAAGGAAATGGCAACCCGGCGGATGTGATTACCTATGCGCAATCCCTTCCGCTTCATGACGTGTCCAATATCCGCGGAACGCTGGTTATTATGATCGATGGACAGCAGCTTCAAGAGATGTTCCGCCAAATCGAGTCCGCCAACGACAGCGAGATTTATATCCTCGATAAGGACCGGGGCGTGATTGCAAGCTCATCGGACTCGGGGCTGTCCGCGCAGGTGACGGAAAGACTAGCCGGTCCGTCGGGATTGTTCAAGACAGCATTAAATGGCACGGACAGCATGGTAACCTTTACGGAATCCAAGGAGGCCGGCTGGCAATATGTGTCCGTCATGCCGATGGGCAGTGTCATGGAGCGAGTAGCACAACTGAAGAGAATGGCGCTGACGGTGTTTGTCGTATCGCTTATCGCAGGAGCGGCTATTGCTTGTTGGTTTGCATACCGACAATACAGCCCCGTCAAACGGGTAGTGGATGCCATTCTTCAAGGAAAGCCGATTCAGGATAAGCCGGCCGCGAACGAATATGACTTCATATTGCAAACGATCGAAGGCTCGCTCGTTGAGCAGCGGCATCTGAGGGAGCGACTGTTCAGGCAGACGCCCGTCATCCGCGCTGATTTTCTGTCAAGGCTCATTCGGGGATACATCGATCCGGATCATGCGGGGGATCAAGGGGGTCCGACATTAGCGACCATGGGCATCCGCTTCGAGTCCGACAAGTTTGCCGTAATCATTGTTCAAGCCGTGGATATTACAAGGCTGTCGCCGGAGCCATCCGAGCAAGGTTGGACGCAAATTCGGTTTATTATCTCGAATATCGGCACGGAAATCGCAAATTCGGATCACCAGGGATTCGCCGTCGATATGGAACGCGACCGGGTAGCGATCCTGGTTAATTTTCATCCGGTTGAGGAGGCGGAAGCCGAGCTCTTTCTTCATGAGATTGCAGAGCGATTGCTCCGGGTACTGGAGGACCGTTTCCATATTTCCGTGACGATTGCCGTCAGCAGCGTACACACAGGAAACGGAACGATCGGCAGCGCTTATCTCGAAGCCATGGCCGCCCTGGATTACCGTATGTTCAGCGGAAGAAATTCGATCATTCACTTCGGGCATGTGCGCGACATCAAGCATCATTATTACTATCCGATCGAATTCGAGACGCAGCTTGTCAACCATGTGAGAGGCGGCGATACGGAAAATGTCGCTAAGCTGCTGGACAATATTTATACGATGAATTTTAAATCGGCGGGGATGACCCCGGAACTGGGAAGATGCTTGTTCTTCAATATCATCAGCACCTTTCTGAAAATACTGAACTTGACGAACACGGATCATGAAAGCCTGCTGGGCCCGAGCTTTGATCCCGTAAAGCACATATTCGGTTGTTCCACAAGTGATGAAATGCAAGCCGAGACCAAGCGGTTATATGACAAACTGACCTGTCTCTTTCATACGGAGCATAGCGATCACAGCATCCAGCTGCAGCAGGATATGATGGCATTCATCGACAGGAATTTAACCGATTATAATTTAGGACTTGGCATGATTGCCGATCATTTCGGCATGACGCCGCAGTATATCTCGAGTTTCTTCAAAAAGATGAATCGATGCAATATCACCGACTATATTACACGCGCGAGGATTGAGAAGGCGAAGACATTGATGGAGCAATCGGAACTGACCAATGCGCAGCTGGCCCAACTGGTCGGCTATACCAATGATGTTGTGTTCATCCGGGCATTCAAGAAATTGGAGGGGGTCACCCCTGGCAAATATCGGGTGAGCGCAAGCGGGCAGTAA
- a CDS encoding alpha-L-fucosidase — protein MADSLDIVTQSKSRMQWWKDAKFGMFIHWGVYSLLGKGEWVMYANKIPVKKYEKLAKEFNPTQFDAKAWVNCAKRAGMKYIVITAKHHDGFAMYHSRTDPFNIVDASPFGRDPLKELSEACREEGIRLCFYYSHVIDWHHPHALHDTFNNLWDYELEKKAFFRYWNHKAKGQVRELLTEYGPVGLLWFDTSGGLSKKESEAMVNMIRELQPDCLINSRVSHWPDFGDYQSKGDNEIPMQGEETREWETPMTLNQSWGYSTKDQVWKSTDALIRKLVHIVSKGGNLLLNVGPTETGIIPEKSALRLEEVGEWLARNGEAVYGTSASPFPYELEWGAVTVKGNTLFLHVYNRYWPAEELVLNGVRNTVKKAYLLTDSSTCLPVDQSYRPETDHHEMRIRLPELPPEDHVSVIALELEGRIDVDQGFIQQANGAVKLDLVLSEITTGNGMNEAGWTFKAASSGIYEVNLVNFKKSEAVWEQEYDHEVTVRAAGQTIACIPREDKVVSDSISCQHPYTEIHSSIGRIVIETPGTYALTLSSKLAKPKPFGPEIWQAAAVKLRSVRLVQVL, from the coding sequence ATGGCTGACTCATTAGATATCGTAACGCAAAGCAAGAGCCGGATGCAGTGGTGGAAGGATGCCAAATTCGGCATGTTCATCCACTGGGGGGTATATTCGCTGCTCGGCAAAGGGGAGTGGGTCATGTATGCCAACAAAATTCCGGTAAAGAAATATGAAAAACTCGCCAAGGAATTTAATCCGACGCAGTTTGATGCCAAGGCTTGGGTCAATTGCGCCAAAAGGGCAGGCATGAAATATATCGTCATCACAGCCAAACATCACGATGGCTTCGCCATGTATCATTCACGGACGGACCCGTTCAATATCGTGGATGCTTCTCCATTCGGCCGGGATCCGTTGAAGGAATTATCCGAGGCTTGCAGGGAGGAAGGAATCCGGCTCTGCTTCTACTATTCCCATGTCATAGATTGGCATCACCCGCATGCGCTTCACGATACGTTTAACAATCTATGGGACTACGAGCTGGAGAAGAAGGCGTTCTTTCGTTACTGGAACCATAAAGCGAAGGGACAAGTACGTGAGCTGCTGACGGAATATGGTCCGGTCGGGCTGCTCTGGTTCGATACATCCGGGGGATTGTCGAAGAAGGAGAGCGAAGCGATGGTAAACATGATCCGCGAGCTTCAGCCCGATTGCCTGATTAACAGCAGGGTAAGCCATTGGCCTGATTTCGGTGACTACCAATCCAAGGGTGACAACGAAATCCCGATGCAAGGCGAGGAAACGCGGGAATGGGAGACGCCGATGACCCTAAATCAATCGTGGGGGTACAGCACCAAGGATCAAGTGTGGAAATCCACGGATGCTCTGATCCGAAAATTGGTGCATATCGTAAGCAAGGGAGGGAACCTGCTGCTCAATGTCGGCCCTACGGAAACAGGCATCATTCCGGAAAAATCCGCTCTACGCCTGGAGGAAGTCGGTGAATGGCTTGCGCGAAATGGAGAGGCGGTCTACGGCACAAGCGCAAGCCCGTTCCCTTATGAGCTGGAATGGGGAGCGGTTACGGTAAAAGGGAATACGCTCTTCCTACATGTGTACAATCGCTATTGGCCTGCGGAAGAATTGGTATTGAACGGTGTAAGAAATACGGTTAAAAAAGCTTATCTGCTCACGGACTCCAGCACATGTCTTCCTGTGGACCAGAGCTATCGGCCGGAAACGGACCATCACGAGATGCGGATCCGCTTGCCTGAACTTCCGCCAGAAGACCATGTGTCGGTTATTGCATTGGAACTCGAGGGCAGGATCGATGTAGATCAGGGTTTTATCCAACAGGCGAACGGCGCTGTTAAGTTGGATCTTGTACTGTCGGAAATAACGACAGGCAACGGGATGAACGAGGCGGGGTGGACCTTCAAGGCAGCGTCGTCCGGCATATATGAAGTCAACCTAGTCAATTTCAAAAAATCCGAAGCCGTTTGGGAACAGGAATATGATCATGAAGTCACTGTACGGGCAGCTGGACAGACGATTGCGTGTATTCCCCGAGAGGATAAGGTCGTCAGCGACTCCATTTCTTGTCAGCATCCGTACACCGAGATTCATTCATCGATCGGGCGGATCGTAATAGAGACTCCGGGCACGTATGCGTTGACCTTATCGAGCAAGCTTGCGAAGCCGAAACCTTTTGGACCGGAAATTTGGCAGGCGGCTGCCGTGAAGCTTCGTTCCGTGCGATTAGTTCAGGTGCTTTAA
- a CDS encoding carbohydrate ABC transporter permease — MANKRSAGEITFVCLNALILTGLCFVTLYPFVYVAFASFSDPASLAQHRGLLFAPLDINFEAYKAVFNNPMITTGYRNTLIYVVAGTAINLVATAIGAYVLSRRNLYFKNVLMMLIVITMFFGGGLIPTYLLINNLGMLNTIWAMLIPGMIGTFNMIIMRTAFQSVPISLEESAKIDGANDLIILFRIIIPLSMPVIAVMILWYAVGHWNSYFGALIYLRDRELFPLQLVLREILITNTTDNMMTEASGDRMAIADTIKYATIIVSTLPILLLYPFLQKYFVKGVLIGAIKE; from the coding sequence ATGGCTAACAAACGATCCGCAGGCGAGATAACCTTCGTCTGTCTGAATGCATTGATCCTGACGGGCCTCTGCTTCGTCACCTTATATCCGTTCGTGTATGTTGCCTTCGCTTCGTTCAGCGATCCCGCTTCATTGGCCCAGCACCGGGGGCTGCTGTTCGCGCCGCTTGATATTAACTTCGAAGCCTATAAGGCGGTGTTTAACAACCCGATGATTACGACGGGATATCGGAACACGCTGATCTACGTCGTGGCAGGAACGGCCATCAATCTGGTGGCCACGGCGATCGGCGCATATGTGCTGTCCCGCAGAAATTTGTACTTCAAAAATGTCCTGATGATGCTGATCGTCATCACCATGTTTTTCGGCGGCGGGCTGATTCCGACTTATCTGCTGATCAATAACCTGGGAATGCTGAACACGATCTGGGCGATGCTGATCCCCGGGATGATCGGGACGTTCAATATGATCATTATGCGGACCGCCTTTCAGTCCGTTCCGATAAGTCTTGAGGAATCGGCGAAAATCGACGGGGCGAACGACCTGATCATTCTGTTCCGGATCATTATTCCGCTGTCCATGCCCGTTATCGCCGTCATGATTCTGTGGTATGCCGTGGGACACTGGAATTCATATTTCGGGGCGCTCATCTATCTGAGGGATCGGGAGCTATTTCCGCTCCAGCTCGTGCTCCGGGAAATTCTCATAACCAATACGACCGACAACATGATGACGGAGGCCTCGGGAGACCGGATGGCGATCGCGGACACCATTAAATATGCAACGATTATCGTTTCCACATTGCCGATACTGCTTCTGTATCCATTTTTGCAAAAATATTTCGTCAAAGGCGTTTTGATCGGCGCCATTAAGGAATAG
- a CDS encoding ABC transporter permease: MSATQEYPFEHRKGKWTTIANDLKRNKYVYILALPVILYYAVFHYGPMYGLLMAFKDFSIADGIWGSEWIGFEHFRNFFNSYYFERLLRNTVLINIYELIFAFPAPIILALLLNEIRSRLFKRTVQTISYLPHFVSIVVVTGIMFDFLARDGLVNQILGFFGIESIPFMSEASWFRTIYVGSGIWQGVGWGSIIYLAAIATIDPTLYEAAKMDGAGRWKQMLHITLPGMLPTIIIIFILNMGSMLSVGSEKVLLMYSPLTYETADVISTFVYRRGVLETDYGFTTAVGLFNAVVSFILLVLANSISKRVSEHKLW, translated from the coding sequence TTGTCAGCAACCCAGGAGTATCCCTTCGAGCATCGCAAAGGGAAATGGACAACGATTGCGAACGATTTGAAACGGAACAAATACGTCTACATACTGGCGCTTCCCGTCATTCTATACTATGCCGTCTTCCACTATGGACCGATGTACGGTCTGTTGATGGCTTTCAAAGATTTCAGCATTGCCGATGGTATTTGGGGAAGCGAGTGGATCGGATTTGAGCATTTCCGTAATTTTTTTAACAGCTATTATTTCGAACGCCTTCTGCGCAATACCGTTCTGATCAATATCTATGAGCTCATCTTCGCGTTTCCGGCACCGATTATCCTTGCCCTGCTGCTGAACGAAATCCGCAGCCGGCTGTTTAAGCGTACGGTTCAGACGATATCGTATTTGCCGCATTTCGTATCCATCGTCGTGGTAACCGGGATCATGTTCGATTTTCTCGCAAGAGATGGCTTGGTGAATCAGATTCTGGGCTTTTTCGGCATCGAATCGATTCCGTTCATGAGCGAGGCCAGCTGGTTCCGTACGATATATGTCGGCTCCGGCATTTGGCAAGGCGTAGGCTGGGGTTCGATCATTTATCTTGCCGCCATCGCCACCATTGACCCGACCCTGTACGAGGCGGCCAAGATGGACGGCGCAGGCCGCTGGAAACAGATGCTGCACATCACGCTGCCGGGCATGCTGCCGACGATCATCATCATTTTTATTCTCAATATGGGCTCCATGCTTAGCGTTGGCAGCGAAAAAGTATTGCTGATGTACAGCCCGCTTACTTATGAAACGGCAGACGTGATCTCGACCTTTGTCTACAGGAGAGGGGTTCTGGAGACGGATTACGGCTTCACGACCGCCGTTGGATTATTCAATGCGGTAGTCAGCTTTATCCTGCTTGTACTCGCGAACTCCATCAGCAAGCGGGTCAGCGAACATAAACTGTGGTAG
- a CDS encoding extracellular solute-binding protein, with amino-acid sequence MKVNRFKVFWIVLLAVTMAITAAGCGGPAKEQPEVASDPEAPPVLSELTYWVQIVSQVSATMKSYNEIEAYKELERITGVKVDFQHPPQGQQATEQFNLMMTSDKLPDVIEYSWAGYPGGPEKAIKDGKIIKLNDLIDQYAPNFKKVLEEHPEWKKEIMTDDGSIYVFPFLRTDDKLKVFLGPTIRQDWLDKLGLSMPTTVDEWYNVLKAFKEQDPNGNGKADEIPLYLTKGDVDTTTAFLGAWGINAGFYQEEGQVKYGPTDPRFKEFLTLMNQWYKEGLLDQDFATTDEKMLEAKITGGQIGSAILYTGSGIGKYGTLMKDKDPNFRLVAAPYPVMNQGDMQIWGYKDYAFNGIGAAVTTSNKNPIETVKWLDYGYSEEGTLLFNFGKEGVSYSMEDGKPMFKPDVLKDPSGLPVIQSMSKHNRATFSGPFMLDIRFDQQYTTEPDQLESKIIWAEPTMEKKMPRTTPTQSESSRYASIMTDINTYKDEMYLKFVMGAEPLDQFDKYVKTIESMGLAEALEIQQKALERYGKR; translated from the coding sequence ATGAAGGTCAACAGGTTTAAAGTATTCTGGATTGTTTTGCTCGCTGTCACCATGGCCATAACGGCGGCAGGTTGCGGCGGCCCTGCCAAGGAACAACCGGAGGTAGCGTCGGACCCGGAAGCCCCTCCGGTTCTATCGGAACTGACGTATTGGGTGCAAATCGTTAGCCAGGTGTCCGCTACGATGAAGAGTTACAACGAAATCGAGGCTTATAAGGAGCTGGAGAGGATCACCGGGGTGAAAGTGGATTTTCAGCATCCTCCGCAGGGCCAGCAGGCGACGGAGCAGTTCAATCTGATGATGACCTCGGATAAACTCCCGGACGTGATCGAATATTCATGGGCCGGCTATCCGGGAGGACCGGAGAAGGCGATCAAGGACGGTAAAATCATCAAACTCAATGATTTGATCGACCAATATGCCCCGAACTTTAAAAAGGTGCTCGAGGAGCATCCGGAGTGGAAGAAGGAAATTATGACCGATGACGGCAGCATCTATGTGTTCCCGTTCCTCCGCACCGACGACAAGCTTAAGGTATTTCTCGGACCGACGATCCGGCAGGATTGGCTCGATAAGCTGGGGCTTTCGATGCCGACCACGGTTGATGAATGGTACAACGTATTGAAGGCTTTTAAGGAGCAAGATCCGAACGGCAATGGCAAGGCGGATGAGATTCCCCTGTATCTGACGAAAGGAGATGTCGATACAACGACCGCTTTTCTCGGGGCATGGGGCATTAATGCCGGATTTTATCAAGAGGAGGGTCAGGTTAAATACGGCCCGACGGATCCGAGGTTCAAAGAGTTCTTGACGCTCATGAACCAGTGGTACAAGGAAGGCTTGCTTGATCAAGACTTTGCGACGACCGATGAGAAAATGCTGGAGGCCAAAATTACGGGCGGGCAGATCGGATCAGCGATTCTATACACCGGCAGCGGGATCGGCAAGTATGGAACGCTCATGAAGGATAAAGATCCGAACTTCAGGTTGGTGGCAGCCCCCTACCCTGTCATGAACCAAGGCGACATGCAGATTTGGGGATATAAAGACTATGCATTTAACGGAATAGGGGCAGCAGTTACTACCAGCAACAAAAATCCGATTGAAACGGTGAAGTGGCTGGATTACGGCTATTCCGAGGAAGGCACCCTGTTGTTTAACTTCGGAAAAGAGGGCGTCAGCTACTCGATGGAGGACGGCAAGCCGATGTTTAAGCCCGATGTATTGAAGGACCCTTCGGGACTGCCGGTGATCCAGTCCATGTCCAAGCATAACCGCGCAACCTTCAGCGGGCCGTTCATGCTTGATATTCGGTTCGATCAACAATATACGACCGAGCCGGATCAGCTGGAGTCCAAGATCATCTGGGCAGAGCCGACCATGGAGAAGAAAATGCCGCGCACAACGCCGACCCAATCCGAGAGCAGCCGCTACGCTTCCATCATGACGGATATCAACACGTACAAGGACGAGATGTACTTGAAGTTCGTCATGGGCGCCGAGCCGTTGGATCAGTTTGACAAGTATGTGAAAACCATTGAATCCATGGGTCTTGCCGAAGCTCTGGAAATACAGCAGAAAGCCTTGGAGCGTTACGGTAAGCGGTAA